One uncultured Tolumonas sp. genomic window carries:
- a CDS encoding DUF3144 domain-containing protein, with amino-acid sequence MSDTTQDESFWDRADEIINLANKQAEDAESDDVSSSLLYATARFNAFLVASSAEKADDIKAGKDAAVEYFTEQYRQLLIDNIDEYIENFDEYNA; translated from the coding sequence ATGAGTGATACAACACAAGATGAATCGTTCTGGGATCGTGCTGATGAAATTATCAATCTGGCGAATAAACAAGCAGAAGATGCTGAAAGTGATGATGTAAGCTCTTCTTTGCTGTACGCAACAGCTCGTTTTAATGCATTTCTTGTTGCTTCTTCTGCTGAAAAAGCCGATGACATAAAAGCTGGAAAAGATGCCGCGGTGGAGTATTTTACAGAACAATATCGTCAGTTGCTCATCGATAACATTGATGAATACATAGAAAATTTCGACGAATATAATGCATAG
- a CDS encoding MFS transporter, translated as MSQDQILTDPPDNSSLYPPATQIQAGSVAFKHTNLAIFLGGFSTFWLLYWVQPILPLFARTFSLSPAASSTILSISTAALALSQLPSSFISDRFGRKPVMSCAMLLAAIMTLLTTFVPDYSSLLVLRLFAGIVLAGLPAVAMAYLAEEIEVISLGKSMGVYISGSAIGGMSGRLVTALAADYFSWHIAALIVGSIGLISAVVFWQKLPASQHFHPRPLPFSQQGRRELKQAFITLLKDEGLPWLYASGFILMGCFVSLYNYIGFHLEAAPFNLRPSIIGGIFTLFLVGAVASAKAHRIAQKVGRYKALIGSMLMMLVALLLTFSPWLPLVVLGITMQTFAFFGGHTIASSWVGQRAGKTKALGASLYLSSYYLGSSVVGSMSGLFWRYGEWRGVATTLIITLVITMSLTAYKLSRIPALIS; from the coding sequence ATGTCACAAGATCAAATACTGACCGATCCCCCTGATAACTCTTCTTTGTATCCGCCAGCAACGCAAATTCAAGCCGGCTCAGTCGCTTTCAAACATACTAATCTGGCTATTTTCCTCGGTGGTTTTTCTACTTTTTGGCTACTGTATTGGGTCCAGCCAATACTCCCGTTATTTGCCCGCACCTTCTCTTTATCACCTGCCGCAAGCAGCACAATCTTATCTATTTCAACCGCCGCGTTGGCCTTGTCGCAGCTACCATCCAGTTTTATCTCTGACCGCTTCGGCCGGAAGCCTGTAATGAGTTGCGCCATGCTGCTAGCGGCCATAATGACATTACTGACAACCTTTGTACCCGATTACTCATCATTGCTTGTCCTGCGTCTGTTCGCTGGCATTGTTCTCGCGGGCCTCCCGGCGGTTGCGATGGCTTATCTGGCCGAAGAAATTGAAGTAATTTCGCTGGGTAAATCCATGGGCGTTTATATTTCCGGCTCGGCGATTGGCGGAATGAGTGGCCGTTTGGTAACAGCATTGGCTGCCGACTATTTTTCATGGCATATCGCTGCATTAATAGTCGGTAGTATCGGCCTGATCTCCGCAGTGGTGTTCTGGCAAAAGTTACCTGCATCTCAGCATTTTCATCCCCGACCTCTGCCATTTTCGCAGCAAGGCCGTCGTGAATTAAAACAAGCTTTCATTACTTTGTTAAAAGATGAAGGGTTACCATGGTTATACGCCAGTGGTTTTATTTTGATGGGATGTTTTGTCAGTTTATATAACTACATTGGTTTTCATTTGGAAGCAGCGCCCTTTAACTTACGTCCCAGCATCATTGGTGGCATCTTTACATTGTTTTTGGTTGGTGCGGTTGCATCCGCAAAGGCCCACCGTATCGCACAAAAAGTCGGCCGTTATAAAGCATTAATAGGCTCCATGCTGATGATGCTAGTCGCATTATTACTCACATTTTCGCCTTGGTTACCATTGGTTGTTTTGGGCATTACTATGCAAACATTTGCCTTTTTTGGTGGCCATACCATTGCCAGTAGCTGGGTCGGCCAACGCGCAGGTAAAACCAAAGCCTTGGGTGCGTCGCTTTATCTGAGTAGTTACTACTTAGGTTCGAGTGTTGTTGGTTCAATGTCTGGTTTATTCTGGCGATATGGTGAATGGCGGGGTGTAGCAACGACGCTAATTATTACCTTAGTTATTACGATGTCATTAACCGCTTACAAACTATCCCGTATTCCGGCATTAATTTCATAA
- a CDS encoding site-2 protease family protein, whose protein sequence is MHFDFFWILKSLPAIIIGLTIHELAHAYMAYKLGDMTAKNDGRLTFNPLKHIDPLGFMLILIAGFGWAKPVSFNPDNLKHKHRDEILISLAGPVSNFLLAVLFLITARVFFFFPYFSATAFGLATVNLLILWGVINFGLFFFNLLPIPPLDGSHLYMTFLKDISPKLLRNVYMFGTYGLLLIILIQNSTKVEILPLASLIKGATNLGIVLLQFR, encoded by the coding sequence ATGCATTTCGATTTTTTCTGGATCCTTAAATCTTTACCGGCAATTATCATTGGATTGACGATACACGAATTAGCGCATGCCTATATGGCATACAAACTGGGCGATATGACGGCAAAGAATGATGGCCGTTTGACGTTCAACCCGCTAAAGCATATTGATCCACTTGGTTTTATGTTGATCTTGATTGCTGGGTTCGGTTGGGCGAAACCAGTAAGTTTCAATCCTGATAATTTGAAGCATAAGCATCGTGACGAAATTTTGATTTCCCTTGCAGGACCAGTTTCCAATTTTTTACTGGCAGTTCTTTTTTTGATTACGGCTCGAGTTTTCTTCTTTTTCCCATATTTCAGTGCTACAGCGTTCGGTCTTGCTACGGTTAATCTACTCATCCTGTGGGGCGTTATAAATTTCGGATTATTTTTCTTTAACTTGTTGCCTATTCCGCCACTGGATGGTTCCCATCTTTATATGACTTTTTTGAAAGACATTAGCCCTAAGTTACTGAGAAATGTGTATATGTTTGGAACCTATGGCTTGCTACTGATAATACTCATTCAGAACAGCACTAAGGTCGAAATATTACCGCTGGCATCTTTAATTAAAGGTGCTACTAATTTGGGTATCGTTCTGCTGCAATTTCGATAA